In a genomic window of Myotis daubentonii chromosome 18, mMyoDau2.1, whole genome shotgun sequence:
- the CR2 gene encoding complement receptor type 2 isoform X3, with translation MGAAGLLWVFLALITPGVLGKSCGSPGELLYGSVHAPMGIVFESTITFSCNDGYRLIGESSATCVISHSNVVIWNRDMPVCESIPCKSPPAISNGGFSGSSTDNFYYGMVVTYWCHVGPNGEKLFDLVGEKSISCTSKDNQVGIWSGPPPQCIKLVKCPFPEVENGIMESGFSRSFSLNDSVMFKCKPGFTMKGSNKARCQPNNKWDPPLPRCFKGCLPPPHIHHGTYNKMDKEFFEIEQKVSYSCEPGYTLIGANPIRCTSLGTWSHTAPNCEAKSCDAIPNQLLNGQVVAPPNLQLGAEVSFVCDEGYRLNGKSSSQCVSEGMRVLWNNKFPVCERIFCDPPPPIQNGRNSYTSGSIPLNTLVRYSCPSNFRIIGENNLFCISKDQVKGIWDKPAPTCEYYNRRSICSEPIVAGGHKDKRSRPPYRHGDSVTFTCDANFTMKGNKTVWCQANRMWGPTPLPTCESDFPLECPPLSMIPNGHHTAENVSLFVPGLSVTYSCEPGYLLVGETTIRCLSSGDWSAVIPQCEEAQCDAPGPLLNGQVKGPTSRQVGATITFSCNEGYRLRGQPSSQCVIAGQRALWTKMPKCEAILCPPPRPILNGRHTGNPSGNVPYGSTVTYTCDPGPERGVDFILIGKDTIHCTTDSQKTGIWSGPAPRCELSTPGTHCPPPQILRGRILSGQKDQYSYNDTVVFHCSLDFTLKGSERIRCSALGTWEPSAPVCEKECQAPPEILNGQKEDRRRMSFEPGTSIKYSCDPGYVLVGEESIHCTSEGVWTPTVPKCKVAECEPIGKHLYKKPQDRVIRPDVNSSCDEGSRLGESVYQLCQGTIPWYMENRLCIEITCPPPPVIDNGAHTGSSSDDFPYGTTVTYSCNPGPEKGVEFNLIGESTIRCTKDGQERGIWSGPAPLCKLSLPAVQCSHAYIENGYHISDKEAPYVYNDSVTFKCVAGFTLKGSSEVRCKANDTWDPQIPVCEKDCQPPSGLHHGRHTGGNRVLFVSGMTVDYTCDPGYSLVGNKSIHCMPSGNWSPSAPRCEETPCEPAGEDVHKLPADSHVVLVNTSCQDGYQLTGHTYQKCEDAETGVWFRRIPLCEAIDCPAPPVINNGRHTGVMAEHFLYGIEISYECDQGFSLLGERNIRCISDSEGHGSWSAPPPQCLKPPPVAHCPHPEVKHGYTLNKTRSSYSHNDIVYVACNQGFIMNGSDLITCHTNNKWVPGVPTCIKKAVVGCQPPLKMANGNHTGGERARFSPGMSIMYRCDEGYLLVGEALLICTHEGTWSHPAPFCKEVNCSSPEYMNGIQKGLESGKKYQHGAVVNLECEEGYTLEGSPQSQCLEDHGWNPPLAVCKSQGSLTPLVGGLSVGLLFLLFLTAVTLYLIPRHRKRNYYTNKSPTEGDLRLETREVYSIDPYNPAS, from the exons GTAAATCATGTGGGAGTCCTGGAGAACTCCTCTATGGCTCTGTCCACGCACCCATGGGTATCGTGTTTGAGTCAACAATTACATTTTCTTGTAATGATGG aTATCGGCTCATTGGTGAATCATCTGCTACATGTGTTATCTCACACAGCAATGTTGTAATCTGGAATAGGGACATGCCTGTTTGTGAAT CTATTCCTTGTAAGTCACCCCCAGCCATCTCCAATGGGGGATTTTCTGGCAGCAGTACAGATAACTTTTACTATGGAATGGTGGTGACTTATTGGTGCCATGTTGGACCGAATGGGGAAAAGCTCTTTGACCTCGTGGGTGAGAAGTCAATATCTTGCACCAGCAAAGACAATCAAGTTGGCATCTGGAGCGGCCCTCCTCCTCAGTGTATTAAGTTAGTCAAATGCCCATTTCCAGAAGTTGAAAATGGAATTATGGAATCTGGATTTAGTCGTTCATTTTCCTTAAATGATTCTGTGATGTTTAAGTGTAAGCCTGGCTTTACCATGAAAGGAAGCAACAAGGCACGGTGCCAACCAAACAATAAATGGGATCCTCCACTGCCACGTTGCTTCAAGG GGTGTCTACCACCTCCACATATCCACCACGGTACTTATAACAAAATGGATAAGGAATTCTTTGAAATTGAACAGAAAGTGTCCTatagctgtgagcctggctacACTCTCATTGGCGCTAACCCTATACGGTGCACATCCTTGGGAACCTGGAGCCATACAGCCCCCAACTGTGAAG cgAAATCATGTGATGCCATCCCAAACCAACTTCTCAATGGCCAGGTGGTGGCTCCTCCTAATCTCCAGCTTGGGGCAgaggtttcttttgtttgtgatGAGGG GTACCGTTTAAATGGCAAATCTTCTAGTCAGTGTGTCTCTGAAGGAATGAGAGTACTCTGGAATAATAAGTTTCCTGTCTGTGAAC gGATTTTTTGTGACCCTCCTCCTCCTATCCAAAATGGTCGGAATAGTTATACTTCTGGCTCCATACCTCTTAACACTTTGGTGAGGTATAGTTGTCCCTCTAACTTCCGCATCATTGgagaaaataatcttttttgtATAAGTAAAGACCAAGTGAAAGGAATCTGGGATAAACCTGCTCCTACATGTGAATATTACAACAGAAGATCTATTTGCTCTGAGCCCATAGTGGCAGGGGGACACAAAGATAAAAGATCTAGACCACCATACAGACATGGTGATTCTGTGACCTTTACCTGTGATGCCAACTTCACCATGAAAGGAAACAAGACTGTTTGGTGCCAAGCAAATAGAATGTGGGGGCCGACACCACTACCAACCTGTGAGAGTG attTCCCCCTGGAGTGTCCACCACTTTCCATGATCCCCAATGGACATCACACAGCAGAGAATGTCAGCCTCTTTGTCCCTGGACTGTCTGTGACTtacagctgtgagcctggctacTTGCTTGTTGGAGAAACGACCATTCGTTGTTTGTCTTCAGGAGACTGGAGTGCAGTCATTCCACAATGTGAAG AGGCCCAGTGTGATGCTCCAGGACCACTGCTCAATGGGCAGGTAAAGGGGCCTACAAGTCGTCAAGTTGGCGCAACTATAACCTTTTCCTGTAATGAAGG ATATCGATTACGAGGCCAACCTTCTAGTCAGTGTGTAATTGCTGGACAGAGAGCTTTATGGACCAAGATGCCAAAATGTGAAG CAATCCTTTGCCCACCACCTCGTCCTATTCTCAATGGAAGGCATACAGGCAACCCTTCAGGGAACGTTCCATATGGAAGCACAGTCACTTACACTTGTGACCCgggcccagagagaggagtgGACTTCATCCTGATTGGGAAGGACACTATCCATTGCACCACTGACAGTCAGAAGACTGGGATCTGGAGTGGCCCTGCCCCACGCTGCGAACTTTCTACTCCTGGAACTCACTGTCCACCTCCCCAGATCCTAAGAGGCCGAATATTGTCTGGGCAGAAAGATCAATATTCATATAATGACACTGTGGTATTTCATTGCTCGTTGGACTTCACCTTGAAAGGTAGCGAGAGAATAAGGTGCAGTGCCCTAGGCACATGGGAGCCCTCTGCACCAGTCTGTGAAAAGG AGTGCCAAGCCCCTCCTGAAATCCTCAATGGGCAAAAGGAAGATCGACGCAGGATGAGCTTTGAACCTGGAACATCCATAAAATACAGCTGTGACCCTGGCTATGTGCTGGTGGGTGAAGAATCCATACATTGCACCTCTGAGGGGGTGTGGACACCCACTGTCCCCAAATGCAAAG TGGCAGAGTGTGAACCTATAGGAAAGCATCTCTACAAAAAACCCCAGGATCGAGTGATTAGACCAGATGTTAACTCTTCTTGTGATGAAGG GTCCCGGTTAGGTGAGAGTGTTTATCAGCTGTGTCAAGGCACCATTCCTTGGTATATGGAGAATCGTCTTTGTATAG AAATCACCTGCCCACCGCCCCCTGTTATCGACAATGGGGCACACACAGGGAGTTCCTCAGATGACTTTCCATATGGAACCACAGTCACTTATTCCTGTAACCCTGGGCCAGAGAAAGGCGTGGAATTCAACCTCATCGGGGAGAGCACCATCCGTTGTACAAAAGATGGTCAGGAGAGGGGCATCTGGAGTGGCCCTGCTCCTCTCTGTAAACTTTCCCTCCCTGCTGTTCAGTGCTCACATGCCTACATTGAAAATGGATACCATATATCAGACAAGGAAGCCCCATATGTCTACAACGACAGTGTGACATTCAAGTGTGTTGCTGGATTTACTTTGAAGGGCAGCAGTGAGGTTCGTTGCAAAGCCAATGACACCTGGGATCCCCAAATACCCGTTTGTGAGAAAG ACTGCCAGCCACCTTCAGGGCTGCACCATGGTCGGCATACAGGCGGAAATAGGGTCCTCTTTGTCTCTGGGATGACTGTAGACTACACCTGTGACCCCGGCTACTCGCTTGTGGGAAACAAATCCATTCACTGTATGCCTTCCGGAAATTGGAGTCCTTCTGCCCCTCGGTGTGAAG AAACGCCATGTGAGCCCGCGGGAGAAGATGTTCACAAGCTTCCAGCTGATTCGCATGTGGTTCTAGTTAATACATCCTGTCAAGATGG GTACCAGCTGACTGGGCATACTTATCAGAAGTGTGAAGATGCTGAGACTGGGGTTTGGTTCCGAAGGATTCCACTCTGTGAAg CTATTGATTGTCCAGCTCCACCAGTGATTAACAACGGGAGGCACACAGGTGTGATGGCAGAACACTTTCTCTATGGAATTGAAATCTCTTATGAATGTGACCAAGGATTCTCTCttctgggagagagaaacatacgaTGCATAAGTGATTCTGAAGGACATGGATCTTGGAGTGCACCTCCCCCACAGTGCTTAAAACCTCCTCCTGTGGCCCACTGCCCTCACCCAGAGGTCAAACATGGGTACACGCTGAATAAAACTCGTTCGTCATATTCCCACAATGACATTGTATATGTTGCCTGCAACCAGGGTTTCATCATGAATGGCAGTGACTTGATTACGTGCCATACCAATAACAAATGGGTGCCAGGTGTACCAACGTGTATCAAAAAGG CCGTCGTAGGATGTCAACCTCCACTTAAGATGGCCAATGGGAATCATACTGGTGGCGAGAGAGCTCGATTTTCGCCTGGAATGTCAATCATGTACCGCTGTGACGAAGGCTACCTGCTGGTGGGAGAGGCACTCCTTATTTGCACACACGAGGGCACCTGGAGCCACCCTGCCCCTTTTTGTAAAG AGGTAAACTGTAGCTCCCCAGAGTATATGAATGGGATCCAGAAGGGGCTGGAGTCTGGGAAAAAGTACCAGCATGGAGCAGTTGTTAATTTGGAGTGTGAAGAGGGATATACCCTGGAAGGCAGTCCCCAGAGCCAGTGCCTGGAGGATCACGGATGGAACCCTCCCCTTGCTGTTTGCAAATCACAAG gCTCACTCACTCCTCTTGTTGGTG GCCTTTCTGTAGGTTTGCTATTTCTTCTCTTCTTGACTGCTGTCACCTTATACCTGATACCCAGACACAGAAAACG CAATTATTATACAAATAAAAGCCCTACAGAAGGAGATCTTCGCTTAGAAACACGAGAAGTATATTCTATTGATCCATACAACCCAGCAAGCTAA
- the CR2 gene encoding complement receptor type 2 isoform X6: protein MPVCESIPCKSPPAISNGGFSGSSTDNFYYGMVVTYWCHVGPNGEKLFDLVGEKSISCTSKDNQVGIWSGPPPQCIKLVKCPFPEVENGIMESGFSRSFSLNDSVMFKCKPGFTMKGSNKARCQPNNKWDPPLPRCFKGCLPPPHIHHGTYNKMDKEFFEIEQKVSYSCEPGYTLIGANPIRCTSLGTWSHTAPNCEAKSCDAIPNQLLNGQVVAPPNLQLGAEVSFVCDEGYRLNGKSSSQCVSEGMRVLWNNKFPVCERIFCDPPPPIQNGRNSYTSGSIPLNTLVRYSCPSNFRIIGENNLFCISKDQVKGIWDKPAPTCEYYNRRSICSEPIVAGGHKDKRSRPPYRHGDSVTFTCDANFTMKGNKTVWCQANRMWGPTPLPTCESDFPLECPPLSMIPNGHHTAENVSLFVPGLSVTYSCEPGYLLVGETTIRCLSSGDWSAVIPQCEEAQCDAPGPLLNGQVKGPTSRQVGATITFSCNEGYRLRGQPSSQCVIAGQRALWTKMPKCEAILCPPPRPILNGRHTGNPSGNVPYGSTVTYTCDPGPERGVDFILIGKDTIHCTTDSQKTGIWSGPAPRCELSTPGTHCPPPQILRGRILSGQKDQYSYNDTVVFHCSLDFTLKGSERIRCSALGTWEPSAPVCEKECQAPPEILNGQKEDRRRMSFEPGTSIKYSCDPGYVLVGEESIHCTSEGVWTPTVPKCKVAECEPIGKHLYKKPQDRVIRPDVNSSCDEGSRLGESVYQLCQGTIPWYMENRLCIEITCPPPPVIDNGAHTGSSSDDFPYGTTVTYSCNPGPEKGVEFNLIGESTIRCTKDGQERGIWSGPAPLCKLSLPAVQCSHAYIENGYHISDKEAPYVYNDSVTFKCVAGFTLKGSSEVRCKANDTWDPQIPVCEKDCQPPSGLHHGRHTGGNRVLFVSGMTVDYTCDPGYSLVGNKSIHCMPSGNWSPSAPRCEETPCEPAGEDVHKLPADSHVVLVNTSCQDGYQLTGHTYQKCEDAETGVWFRRIPLCEAIDCPAPPVINNGRHTGVMAEHFLYGIEISYECDQGFSLLGERNIRCISDSEGHGSWSAPPPQCLKPPPVAHCPHPEVKHGYTLNKTRSSYSHNDIVYVACNQGFIMNGSDLITCHTNNKWVPGVPTCIKKAVVGCQPPLKMANGNHTGGERARFSPGMSIMYRCDEGYLLVGEALLICTHEGTWSHPAPFCKEVNCSSPEYMNGIQKGLESGKKYQHGAVVNLECEEGYTLEGSPQSQCLEDHGWNPPLAVCKSQGSLTPLVGGLSVGLLFLLFLTAVTLYLIPRHRKRNYYTNKSPTEGDLRLETREVYSIDPYNPAS from the exons ATGCCTGTTTGTGAAT CTATTCCTTGTAAGTCACCCCCAGCCATCTCCAATGGGGGATTTTCTGGCAGCAGTACAGATAACTTTTACTATGGAATGGTGGTGACTTATTGGTGCCATGTTGGACCGAATGGGGAAAAGCTCTTTGACCTCGTGGGTGAGAAGTCAATATCTTGCACCAGCAAAGACAATCAAGTTGGCATCTGGAGCGGCCCTCCTCCTCAGTGTATTAAGTTAGTCAAATGCCCATTTCCAGAAGTTGAAAATGGAATTATGGAATCTGGATTTAGTCGTTCATTTTCCTTAAATGATTCTGTGATGTTTAAGTGTAAGCCTGGCTTTACCATGAAAGGAAGCAACAAGGCACGGTGCCAACCAAACAATAAATGGGATCCTCCACTGCCACGTTGCTTCAAGG GGTGTCTACCACCTCCACATATCCACCACGGTACTTATAACAAAATGGATAAGGAATTCTTTGAAATTGAACAGAAAGTGTCCTatagctgtgagcctggctacACTCTCATTGGCGCTAACCCTATACGGTGCACATCCTTGGGAACCTGGAGCCATACAGCCCCCAACTGTGAAG cgAAATCATGTGATGCCATCCCAAACCAACTTCTCAATGGCCAGGTGGTGGCTCCTCCTAATCTCCAGCTTGGGGCAgaggtttcttttgtttgtgatGAGGG GTACCGTTTAAATGGCAAATCTTCTAGTCAGTGTGTCTCTGAAGGAATGAGAGTACTCTGGAATAATAAGTTTCCTGTCTGTGAAC gGATTTTTTGTGACCCTCCTCCTCCTATCCAAAATGGTCGGAATAGTTATACTTCTGGCTCCATACCTCTTAACACTTTGGTGAGGTATAGTTGTCCCTCTAACTTCCGCATCATTGgagaaaataatcttttttgtATAAGTAAAGACCAAGTGAAAGGAATCTGGGATAAACCTGCTCCTACATGTGAATATTACAACAGAAGATCTATTTGCTCTGAGCCCATAGTGGCAGGGGGACACAAAGATAAAAGATCTAGACCACCATACAGACATGGTGATTCTGTGACCTTTACCTGTGATGCCAACTTCACCATGAAAGGAAACAAGACTGTTTGGTGCCAAGCAAATAGAATGTGGGGGCCGACACCACTACCAACCTGTGAGAGTG attTCCCCCTGGAGTGTCCACCACTTTCCATGATCCCCAATGGACATCACACAGCAGAGAATGTCAGCCTCTTTGTCCCTGGACTGTCTGTGACTtacagctgtgagcctggctacTTGCTTGTTGGAGAAACGACCATTCGTTGTTTGTCTTCAGGAGACTGGAGTGCAGTCATTCCACAATGTGAAG AGGCCCAGTGTGATGCTCCAGGACCACTGCTCAATGGGCAGGTAAAGGGGCCTACAAGTCGTCAAGTTGGCGCAACTATAACCTTTTCCTGTAATGAAGG ATATCGATTACGAGGCCAACCTTCTAGTCAGTGTGTAATTGCTGGACAGAGAGCTTTATGGACCAAGATGCCAAAATGTGAAG CAATCCTTTGCCCACCACCTCGTCCTATTCTCAATGGAAGGCATACAGGCAACCCTTCAGGGAACGTTCCATATGGAAGCACAGTCACTTACACTTGTGACCCgggcccagagagaggagtgGACTTCATCCTGATTGGGAAGGACACTATCCATTGCACCACTGACAGTCAGAAGACTGGGATCTGGAGTGGCCCTGCCCCACGCTGCGAACTTTCTACTCCTGGAACTCACTGTCCACCTCCCCAGATCCTAAGAGGCCGAATATTGTCTGGGCAGAAAGATCAATATTCATATAATGACACTGTGGTATTTCATTGCTCGTTGGACTTCACCTTGAAAGGTAGCGAGAGAATAAGGTGCAGTGCCCTAGGCACATGGGAGCCCTCTGCACCAGTCTGTGAAAAGG AGTGCCAAGCCCCTCCTGAAATCCTCAATGGGCAAAAGGAAGATCGACGCAGGATGAGCTTTGAACCTGGAACATCCATAAAATACAGCTGTGACCCTGGCTATGTGCTGGTGGGTGAAGAATCCATACATTGCACCTCTGAGGGGGTGTGGACACCCACTGTCCCCAAATGCAAAG TGGCAGAGTGTGAACCTATAGGAAAGCATCTCTACAAAAAACCCCAGGATCGAGTGATTAGACCAGATGTTAACTCTTCTTGTGATGAAGG GTCCCGGTTAGGTGAGAGTGTTTATCAGCTGTGTCAAGGCACCATTCCTTGGTATATGGAGAATCGTCTTTGTATAG AAATCACCTGCCCACCGCCCCCTGTTATCGACAATGGGGCACACACAGGGAGTTCCTCAGATGACTTTCCATATGGAACCACAGTCACTTATTCCTGTAACCCTGGGCCAGAGAAAGGCGTGGAATTCAACCTCATCGGGGAGAGCACCATCCGTTGTACAAAAGATGGTCAGGAGAGGGGCATCTGGAGTGGCCCTGCTCCTCTCTGTAAACTTTCCCTCCCTGCTGTTCAGTGCTCACATGCCTACATTGAAAATGGATACCATATATCAGACAAGGAAGCCCCATATGTCTACAACGACAGTGTGACATTCAAGTGTGTTGCTGGATTTACTTTGAAGGGCAGCAGTGAGGTTCGTTGCAAAGCCAATGACACCTGGGATCCCCAAATACCCGTTTGTGAGAAAG ACTGCCAGCCACCTTCAGGGCTGCACCATGGTCGGCATACAGGCGGAAATAGGGTCCTCTTTGTCTCTGGGATGACTGTAGACTACACCTGTGACCCCGGCTACTCGCTTGTGGGAAACAAATCCATTCACTGTATGCCTTCCGGAAATTGGAGTCCTTCTGCCCCTCGGTGTGAAG AAACGCCATGTGAGCCCGCGGGAGAAGATGTTCACAAGCTTCCAGCTGATTCGCATGTGGTTCTAGTTAATACATCCTGTCAAGATGG GTACCAGCTGACTGGGCATACTTATCAGAAGTGTGAAGATGCTGAGACTGGGGTTTGGTTCCGAAGGATTCCACTCTGTGAAg CTATTGATTGTCCAGCTCCACCAGTGATTAACAACGGGAGGCACACAGGTGTGATGGCAGAACACTTTCTCTATGGAATTGAAATCTCTTATGAATGTGACCAAGGATTCTCTCttctgggagagagaaacatacgaTGCATAAGTGATTCTGAAGGACATGGATCTTGGAGTGCACCTCCCCCACAGTGCTTAAAACCTCCTCCTGTGGCCCACTGCCCTCACCCAGAGGTCAAACATGGGTACACGCTGAATAAAACTCGTTCGTCATATTCCCACAATGACATTGTATATGTTGCCTGCAACCAGGGTTTCATCATGAATGGCAGTGACTTGATTACGTGCCATACCAATAACAAATGGGTGCCAGGTGTACCAACGTGTATCAAAAAGG CCGTCGTAGGATGTCAACCTCCACTTAAGATGGCCAATGGGAATCATACTGGTGGCGAGAGAGCTCGATTTTCGCCTGGAATGTCAATCATGTACCGCTGTGACGAAGGCTACCTGCTGGTGGGAGAGGCACTCCTTATTTGCACACACGAGGGCACCTGGAGCCACCCTGCCCCTTTTTGTAAAG AGGTAAACTGTAGCTCCCCAGAGTATATGAATGGGATCCAGAAGGGGCTGGAGTCTGGGAAAAAGTACCAGCATGGAGCAGTTGTTAATTTGGAGTGTGAAGAGGGATATACCCTGGAAGGCAGTCCCCAGAGCCAGTGCCTGGAGGATCACGGATGGAACCCTCCCCTTGCTGTTTGCAAATCACAAG gCTCACTCACTCCTCTTGTTGGTG GCCTTTCTGTAGGTTTGCTATTTCTTCTCTTCTTGACTGCTGTCACCTTATACCTGATACCCAGACACAGAAAACG CAATTATTATACAAATAAAAGCCCTACAGAAGGAGATCTTCGCTTAGAAACACGAGAAGTATATTCTATTGATCCATACAACCCAGCAAGCTAA